A segment of the Prochlorococcus marinus str. MIT 9215 genome:
AAATACACATCACTTGCTAGAATCGTTGAAATTAAATCCACACATCTGACAGTTTCGGGTGATTTATTAATATAAATTTCCCGTCAGATGGAGGCTAACCCGAAACCCTTTTCAAATTATGGCTGTTGTATCACTATCAGAAATGATGGAAGCTGGTGCTCATTTTGGGCATCAAACTAGACGTTGGAACCCCAAGATGTCTAAGTATATATATTGCGCGAGAAATGGAGTTCATATTATTGATCTTGTGAAAACAGCATTATGTATGAACAATGCTTATAAATGGACGAGAAACGCAGCAAAAAGCGGTAAACGTTTTCTATTCGTCGGTACAAAAAAACAAGCATCAGATGTAGTAGCTCAGGAAGCTACACGCTGTGGAGCTGCATATGTAAATCAAAGATGGCTTGGAGGGATGTTGACTAATTGGACAACAATGAAAGCTAGGATTGAAAGACTAAAGGATCTAGAAAGAATGGAAAGTAGCGGTTCAATAGCAATGAGGCCTAAAAAAGAAGCTGCAGTATTAAGAAGAGAACTTGAAAGATTACAAAAATACTTAGGTGGACTTAAAGGTATGAGAAGATTACCAGACGTAGTTGTATTGGTTGATCAGAGAAGAGAATCTAATGCAGTATTAGAAGCCAGAAAATTAGATATCTCATTAGTATCAATGTTGGATACAAATTGCGATCCGGATTTGTGTGAAGTTCCAATACCCTGTAACGATGATGCAGTTAGATCAGTGCAACTTATTTTAGGAAGACTTGCAGATGCCATAAATGAGGGTAGAAAAGGCTCTAATGCCGAAAGAAAAAATTAAATTTCAATTTAAAACTTACTATTCACTATTTTTTATTAATTCAAATGGGAAACATTACAGCAAAACTTGTAAAAGATCTTAGAGACAAGACTGGCGCAGGAATGATGGACTGCAAAAAAGCACTTAACGAAACCGAAGGAAATTTAGATAAAGCTTTGGAATGGTTAAGAAAGAAAGGTATAGCTAGTGCTGAAAAGAAATCTGGAAGAGTTGCTGCTGAAGGTTCAATTGGTAGTTATATACATACGGGATCAAGAGTGGGCGTTCTACTAGAGCTGAATTGTGAAACTGATTTTGTTGCTAGAGGTGATATTTTCCAATCTCTGTTAAAGGATGTTTCAATGCAAGTAGCAGCTTGCCCAAATGTTGAGTATGTCTCAATTGATGAAATACCAGAAGATGTTGTGAAAAAGGAAAAGCAGATTGAAATGGGTAGAGATGATTTATCTGGTAAACCAGAACAAATTAAAGAAAAAATAGTTGAAGGGAGAATAGCAAAAAGACTTAATGAGCTTGTTTTGCTTTCACAACCCTATATTAAAGATAGTTCTCTAACAGTTGAGGAGCTTGTTAAACAAGCAGCTGCAAAAATTGGGGAAAATATTAAAGTAAGACGCTTTACACGATATACATTAGGTGAAGGTATCGAAAAAAATCAGATGGACTTTGCTGAAGAGGTTGCATCAATGCAAACAAACTAGTCACTTGAATGATTTGAATAATTTCAATAATTACTTAGATAAAGAAAAGATTAATTCTCAATTAGAGAGAGCAGACATTCAAAAAAGAATATTAACTAGAAATATCTATAGGGAATACGAACTTTATCTGAATCTCGTAAGAGATCTACTTTTCATCTCTGTAGAAAAAGGCCTTAATCAAATATATAGTTATCCAACAATTAA
Coding sequences within it:
- the rpsB gene encoding 30S ribosomal protein S2, which produces MAVVSLSEMMEAGAHFGHQTRRWNPKMSKYIYCARNGVHIIDLVKTALCMNNAYKWTRNAAKSGKRFLFVGTKKQASDVVAQEATRCGAAYVNQRWLGGMLTNWTTMKARIERLKDLERMESSGSIAMRPKKEAAVLRRELERLQKYLGGLKGMRRLPDVVVLVDQRRESNAVLEARKLDISLVSMLDTNCDPDLCEVPIPCNDDAVRSVQLILGRLADAINEGRKGSNAERKN
- the tsf gene encoding translation elongation factor Ts; protein product: MGNITAKLVKDLRDKTGAGMMDCKKALNETEGNLDKALEWLRKKGIASAEKKSGRVAAEGSIGSYIHTGSRVGVLLELNCETDFVARGDIFQSLLKDVSMQVAACPNVEYVSIDEIPEDVVKKEKQIEMGRDDLSGKPEQIKEKIVEGRIAKRLNELVLLSQPYIKDSSLTVEELVKQAAAKIGENIKVRRFTRYTLGEGIEKNQMDFAEEVASMQTN